From the genome of Rhodothermales bacterium, one region includes:
- a CDS encoding DUF2442 domain-containing protein: MDRSLKPMNPDVLDVQPLDDYVLRLIFEGGAVRDFDVKPYLELGVFRELRDESYFREAYVEFGSVEWPHGQGLSYDTLYLESKPVEVAA, from the coding sequence ATGGATAGATCCCTGAAGCCGATGAACCCCGACGTGCTAGACGTTCAGCCCCTCGACGACTACGTCCTCCGTCTCATCTTCGAGGGCGGTGCAGTGCGCGACTTCGACGTGAAGCCTTACCTCGAACTCGGTGTCTTTCGGGAACTACGGGACGAGTCCTACTTCCGTGAGGCCTACGTGGAATTTGGCTCCGTGGAATGGCCGCACGGGCAGGGGTTGAGCTACGACACGCTCTACCTCGAAAGCAAGCCCGTGGAAGTGGCAGCATAA
- a CDS encoding L-threonylcarbamoyladenylate synthase: MSASGDRISVERASVEHAAEVVWGGGVLVYPTETVYGIGCNPHDVHAVDRVRAVKGRDADRPMLALTDEWDRVEAWLASVTAAHRRLMQHDPLLPVTLLFEASEKAPPGLVSASGEIGLRRTPDPFCRALVAAADVPLLSTSANRAGQPPAHRFADLDPAVIDAVDLAVDAGHDLGGTPSTVVRIESGRVVVLREGAVDAATLRSIIEA, translated from the coding sequence GTGAGCGCGAGCGGAGATCGGATATCGGTCGAGCGCGCCTCGGTCGAGCACGCCGCCGAGGTGGTGTGGGGCGGCGGCGTGCTCGTCTACCCGACGGAGACCGTCTACGGCATCGGCTGCAACCCCCACGACGTGCACGCCGTCGACCGCGTCCGCGCTGTCAAAGGCCGCGACGCCGACCGCCCGATGCTGGCGCTGACGGACGAGTGGGACCGCGTCGAGGCGTGGCTCGCGAGCGTGACGGCGGCGCACCGCCGCTTGATGCAGCACGATCCGTTGCTGCCTGTGACGCTCCTCTTCGAGGCCTCGGAGAAGGCTCCGCCCGGTCTCGTGAGCGCGAGCGGGGAGATCGGCCTGCGGCGGACGCCGGACCCGTTCTGCCGCGCGCTCGTCGCCGCCGCCGACGTACCGCTCCTCTCGACCTCGGCCAACCGCGCCGGCCAGCCGCCGGCCCATCGCTTCGCCGATCTCGACCCCGCCGTGATCGACGCCGTGGACCTCGCCGTGGACGCCGGACACGATCTCGGTGGTACGCCGTCGACCGTCGTGCGCATCGAGTCGGGCCGCGTCGTCGTCCTCCGCGAAGGCGCTGTGGATGCCGCAACGCTCCGGTCGATCATCGAGGCGTAG
- a CDS encoding asparagine--tRNA ligase yields the protein MTDPFTPIRALAAHEGETVTLAGWLYNKRGSKGLYFLILRDGTGLAQCVVNEEQVDAESFAAADAATQESALRITGRVVADERQVGGFEVQATGVELLSQAEEYPITPKAHGVEFLMNNRHLWLRSQRQWAIMRVRNRIIQSIHAYFQGEGFIQMDPPILTGNAAEGTSTLFELDYFDEPAYLTQSGQLYGEAMAMAHGKIYTFGPTFRAEKSKTRRHLTEFWMIEPEMAFYDLALDMEVAEELLGRIASDVLADCADELATLERDTTALQRAAEGGFPRVHYSEAVDLLKSDETQEMLDREIADLEAEQERITAERDENRSRYNNVKKGEKRRIDAREIEINGRLEEIEEMLRNLPQWKESAANFEWGNDFGGSDETVLTRHFDRPIIVHRFPAVIKAFYMKRDPDDDRLALGMDVLAPEGYGEIVGGGERATDLQFLKAQIAEHGLPQDVFEWYLDLRRYGSVPHAGFGLGLERTVAWVCGLPHVRETIPFPRLLGRLNP from the coding sequence ATGACCGACCCGTTTACCCCCATCCGCGCTCTCGCTGCTCACGAAGGCGAGACCGTCACGCTCGCCGGCTGGCTCTACAACAAGCGCGGCTCGAAGGGCCTCTACTTCCTCATCCTCCGTGACGGCACCGGCCTCGCGCAGTGCGTCGTCAACGAGGAGCAGGTGGACGCCGAGTCGTTCGCCGCGGCCGACGCGGCGACGCAGGAGAGCGCGCTCCGCATCACCGGCCGCGTCGTCGCCGACGAGCGGCAGGTCGGCGGGTTCGAGGTGCAGGCGACGGGCGTCGAGCTGCTGAGCCAGGCCGAGGAGTACCCGATCACGCCGAAGGCGCACGGCGTCGAGTTCCTCATGAACAACCGGCACCTCTGGCTGCGCTCGCAGCGGCAGTGGGCCATCATGCGCGTCCGCAACCGCATCATCCAGTCGATCCACGCCTACTTCCAGGGCGAGGGGTTCATCCAGATGGACCCGCCGATCCTCACCGGCAACGCGGCTGAGGGCACGAGCACGCTCTTCGAGCTCGACTACTTCGACGAGCCCGCCTACCTCACCCAGAGCGGCCAGCTCTACGGCGAGGCGATGGCGATGGCGCACGGCAAGATCTACACCTTCGGCCCGACGTTCCGCGCCGAGAAGTCGAAGACCCGCCGCCACCTCACCGAGTTCTGGATGATCGAGCCCGAGATGGCGTTCTACGACCTCGCCCTCGACATGGAGGTCGCCGAGGAACTCCTCGGCCGCATCGCCTCCGATGTGCTCGCCGACTGCGCCGACGAGCTCGCGACGCTGGAGCGCGACACGACCGCGCTCCAACGGGCGGCCGAGGGCGGCTTCCCGCGCGTCCACTACTCCGAGGCCGTCGACCTCCTCAAGAGCGACGAGACGCAAGAGATGCTCGACCGCGAGATCGCCGACCTCGAAGCCGAGCAGGAGCGGATCACCGCTGAGCGCGACGAGAATCGGTCCCGCTACAACAACGTCAAGAAGGGGGAGAAGCGGCGGATCGACGCCCGCGAGATCGAGATCAACGGGCGGCTCGAAGAGATCGAGGAGATGCTCCGCAACCTCCCACAGTGGAAGGAGAGCGCCGCCAATTTCGAATGGGGCAACGATTTCGGCGGCTCCGACGAGACCGTCCTCACGCGCCACTTCGACCGGCCGATCATCGTCCACCGCTTCCCCGCCGTCATCAAGGCGTTCTACATGAAGCGCGACCCCGACGACGACCGGCTCGCGCTCGGGATGGACGTGCTCGCGCCCGAGGGCTACGGCGAGATCGTCGGCGGCGGCGAGCGGGCGACGGACTTGCAGTTCCTCAAAGCGCAGATCGCCGAGCACGGGCTGCCGCAGGACGTGTTCGAGTGGTACCTCGACTTGAGGCGCTACGGCTCGGTGCCACACGCAGGCTTCGGGCTCGGGCTGGAGCGGACGGTGGCGTGGGTCTGCGGCCTCCCGCACGTCCGCGAGACGATTCCCTTCCCGCGCCTCCTCGGCCGGCTGAACCCGTAG
- a CDS encoding DUF4160 domain-containing protein, producing the protein MPRISEFYGIFVYMYFLDTRQHHTPHVHVRYGEYKASFSIETGDLLAGRLGPKQTRRVQTWIAARRMALEANWHRALCGETLEWIDP; encoded by the coding sequence ATGCCACGCATCTCCGAGTTCTACGGCATCTTCGTCTACATGTACTTCCTCGATACGCGGCAGCATCACACCCCGCACGTCCACGTCCGGTACGGCGAGTACAAGGCGTCGTTCTCGATTGAGACGGGCGATCTGCTCGCGGGAAGGCTCGGACCGAAGCAGACACGGCGGGTACAAACGTGGATCGCAGCCCGCCGGATGGCGTTAGAGGCGAACTGGCACCGCGCTCTGTGCGGCGAAACGCTCGAATGGATAGATCCCTGA